From Candoia aspera isolate rCanAsp1 chromosome 4, rCanAsp1.hap2, whole genome shotgun sequence, a single genomic window includes:
- the RUSF1 gene encoding RUS family member 1 produces MTDLETQTLCTESYGSRSARHYQALPNGKLSSIADACEDWHFHSLRHFFMSVFLPQGYPESVSEDYLAYQLWDTIQAFASSITGTLATQAVLRGVGVGDETSTVAAATVTWILKDGTGMLGRIAFAWSKGSKLDCDAKQWRLFADVLNDMAIFMEIVAPAFPACFTLIICTSGFFKCIVGVAGGATRAALTMHQARRDNMADVSAKDGSQETLVNLAGLLFSLFLIPLVVDSLHLTYAFYALFTILHVYANYQAVRAVCMETLNHARLRLVLQHYLQWEEVPSPAVINPQEPLLLGFRQPLKITLGTPLHTVTSSVADFQKALEGNATNYLIFFNRPAGTISVLLHRQADSVDVIKAYAHALILEVLLYQDVGTCALERVSLLDLQHQLRKESNKEDPKIHAEMHQFLDRIFPRFLAGLTAAGWVTDRNLLGPEEWRMEWLSAEKKML; encoded by the exons ATGACTGACTTGGAGACACAAACGCTTTGCACGGAAAGTTATGGCTCTCGATCTGCTCGGCATTACCAGGCCTTGCCTAACGGAAAGCTAAGCTCTATTGCAGATGCCTGTGAAGACTGGCACTTTCATTCACTCCGTCATTTCTTCATG TCGGTCTTCCTGCCCCAGGGCTATCCTGAAAGTgtgagcgaggactacctggcCTACCAGTTGTGGGACACCATCCAG GCCTTTGCAAGCAGCATCACAGGGACACTGGCCACGCAGGCGGTGCTGAGGGGGGTGGGGGTCGGGGATGAGACATCCACTGTTGCAGCTGCCACCGTCACCTGGATTCTGAAAG ATGGAACAGGAATGTTGGGCCGAATTGCTTTTGCCTGGAGCAAGGG gaGCAAACTGGATTGTGATGCTAAGCAATGGAG ACTCTTTGCAGACGTGCTCAATGACATGGCCATCTTCATGGAGATCGTGGCACCAGCTTTCCCAGCATGCTTCACGCTCATCATCTGCACCAGTGGCTTCTTCAAG TGCATTGTGGGTGTGGCTGGAGGGGCCACCCGGGCAGCTCTCACCATGCACCAGGCCCGCCGGGACAACATGGCTGATGTATCAGCCAAAGATGGAAGCCAG GAGACGCTAGTGAACTTAGCTGGCCTACTCTTCAGTCTCTTCCTGATCCCTCTTGTAGTGGACAGTCTCCA CCTCACCTATGCCTTCTACGCTCTCTTCACCATCCTCCATGTCTACGCCAACTATCAAGCAGTGCGTGCGGTTTGCATGGAGACCCTTAACCATGCCCGGCTCCGCCTGGTCTTGCAGCATTACTTGCAGTGGGAAGAAGTGCCTAGCCCTGCTGTCATCAATCCTCAGGAGCCCCTTCTGCTAG GGTTTCGTCAGCCGCTCAAGATAACTCTTGGGACTCCTCTTCATACAGTGACTTCCAG TGTTGCTGACTTCCAGAAAGCTCTTGAAGGCAATGCTACAAATTACTTAATTTTCTTCAACCGACCAGCAG GGACGATCTCTGTCCTGCTCCATCGGCAAGCAGACAGTGTGGATGTGATTAAAGCCTACGCCCATGCCCTTATTCTAGAGGTCCTGCTGTATCAAGATGTGGGAACATGTGCCTTGGAAAGAGTGTCCCTTCTGGATTTGCAGCATCAGTTACGCAAAG AATCCAATAAAGAGGATCCCAAGATACATGCTGAAATGCATCAGTTCTTGGACAGGATATTTCCCAGATTCCTGGCAG GACTGACAGCCGCTGGATGGGTAACCGACCGGAATCTCCTAGGCCCCGAGGAGTGGCGGATGGAATGGCTCAGTGCTGAGAAGAAAATGCTTTGA
- the RNF40 gene encoding E3 ubiquitin-protein ligase BRE1B, whose amino-acid sequence MSGAGSKRAAGDGGAGPPEKKANREEKTTTTLIEPIRLGGISSTEEMDLKVLQFKNKKLAERLEQRQAFEDELRERIEKLEKRQATDDATLLIVNRYWKQLDETVQVLLRRYDGDCGQAPEEPKLEIPGSDLEAVLLESSERREAVLSPVTPPAPWKAGDLVLNEPSLSFLATLASSSNEEIELQLQERMEFSKAAVSRIVEVSDKIHRRTEELCQKIHARVEFDQLEEVVKALNKELTRENRHLQDLITQMQEKHHKISLEYTELQDKVTSSETKVLEMETTIEDLQWDIEKLRKREQKINKHLAEALEQLNSGYYASGSSGGFQGGQITLSMQKFEMLNAELEENQELANSRMAELEKLQQEMQQAVRTNEKLKVALRSLPEEAVKETLEYKVLQSQFSLLYNESLQVKTQLDEARALLLTTKNSHLRHIEHMESDELNVQKKLRTEVIQLEDTLAQVRKEYEMLRIEFEQNLAANEQAGPINREMRHLISSLQNHNHQLKGDVQRYKRKLREVQAEINKVRMQQSGFPSGLAAIPPAPGHEDSGGPLGPPGVAPLKEEEETAPSEVKKELREVQVKKEPKEEVVSPQLLGNTEGVKKEEEETSAPQPPTPQPPPPPRAKEPERSKGRGGDRGVDRERSRDRDKEASSSSSSSSSSSSRDREKQKGGGGNEDAKKKDSDLLKQLRTELKKAQESQKEMKLLLDMYKSAPKEQRDKVQLMAAEKKTKAEVDELRVRIRELEEKEKKESKKMADEDALRKIKLAEEQIEHLQKKLAATKQEEEALLSEMDVTGQAFEDMQEQNMRLNQQLREKDDANFKLMSERIKSNQIHKLLREEKEELAEQVLALKSQVDTQLLVVQKLEEKERVLQGNLGTVEKELTLRSQALELNKRKAVEAAQLAEDLKVQLEHVQAKLKEIQTCMAENRAAKEKESFNLKRAQEDISRIRRKLEKQRKVEVYADADEILQEEIKEYKAKLTCPCCNTRKKDAVLTKCFHVFCFDCVKTRYDTRQRKCPKCNAAFGANDFHRIYIS is encoded by the exons ATGTCAGGAGCTGGGAGCAAGCGGGCCGCTGGAGATGGAGGGGCAGGGCCTCCTGAGAAGAAAGCCAACCGGGAGGAGAAGACCACCACTACTCTGATTGAGCCTATCCGGCTTGGGGGCATCTCTTCTACG GAGGAGATGGACCTGAAGGTGCTTCAGTTCAAGAATAAGAAGCTGGCAGAACGGCTGGAGCAGCGGCAAGCCTTTGAGGATGAGTTGCGCGAACGCATAGAGAAGCTGGAGAAGAGGCAGGCCACGGACGATGCGACTCTCTTGATTGTCAACCGCTACTGGAAGCAG CTAGATGAGACAGTGCAGGTGCTCCTAAGACGTTACGATGGAGATTGTGGGCAGGCCCCAGAGGAGCCCAAATTGGAAATCCCAGGATCAGATCTGGAAGCTGTTCTCTTAGAGAGTTCTGAAAGGAGAG AGGCGGTACTGTCCCCTGTTACGCCCCCCGCCCCCTGGAAGGCTGGGGACCTCGTGCTGAATGAgccctccctttccttcttggCCACCTTGGCCAGCAGCAGCAATGAAGAAATTGAGCTGCAGCTTCAGGAACGCATGGAGTTCTCCAAGGCTGCTGTCTCCCGCATCGTGGAGGTTTCTGACAAGATCCACCGGCGCACCGAGGAGCTCTGCCAGAAAATCCATGCTCGGG TGGAGTTTGACCAACTGGAAGAAGTTGTGAAGGCCCTCAACAAGGAACTGACGAGAGAGAACCGGCACCTGCAGGATCTAATCACCCAGATGCAGGAGAAACACCATAAAATTTCACTGGAG TACACAGAACTGCAGGACAAAGTGACTTCATCAGAGACCAAAGTGCTGGAAATGGAAACCACCATCGAGGACCTGCAGTGGGACATAGAGAAGCTGCGCAAACGGGAGCAGAAGATCAACAAGCACCTGGCAGAAGCGCTGGAGCAG CTGAATTCGGGTTACTATGCATCAGGCAGTTCTGGTGGGTTCCAGGGTGGCCAGATCACCCTTAGCATGCAGAAG TTTGAGATGTTGAATGCAGAGCTGGAAGAGAATCAAGAACTGGCCAACAGTCGCATGGCAGAGCTGGAGAAACTGCAGCAAGAAATGCAGCAGGCTGTTAGAACGAATGAGAAGCTTAAG GTGGCGCTGCGGAGTCTTCCCGAAGAGGCTGTGAAGGAGACCCTGGAGTACAAAGTGTTGCAGTCCCAGTTCTCGCTGCTGTACAATGAGAGCCTGCAGGTGAAAACGCAGCTCGATGAGGCCCGGGCCCTGCTCCTCACCACCAAGAACAGCCACCTGCGCCACATCGAGCACATGGAG AGCGACGAGCTGAATGTGCAGAAGAAGCTGCGGACGGAGGTGATCCAGCTGGAGGACACCCTGGCTCAGGTGCGCAAGGAGTACGAGATGCTGCGCATCGAATTTGAGCAGAACCTGGCAGCCAACGAGCAAGCTG GTCCCATCAACCGGGAGATGCGCCACCTCATTAGCAGCCTCCAGAACCATAACCATCAGCTGAAGGGAGATGTGCAACGGTATAAGCGCAAACTGCGGGAGGTGCAGGCCGAGATCAACAAG GTTCGCATGCAGCAGAGTGGGTTTCCTTCTGGTTTGGCTGCTATACCCCCAGCCCCAGGACATGAAGACTCTGGGGGGCCACTGGGGCCCCCTGGGGTAGCTCCtcttaaagaggaggaggaaacggCCCCCTCTGAAGTCAAGAAGGAACTCAGGGAGGTGCAAGTGAAGAAGGAGCCCAAGGAAGAGGTGGTGTCTCCTCAGCTGCTTGGGAACACGGAGGGcgtgaaaaaggaagaagaggagaccTCTGCCCCCCAGCCTCCCACTCCTCAGCCACCGCCACCGCCCCGCGCCAAGGAGCCCGAGCGGTCCAAAGGACGTGGTGGAGACCGGGGCGTTGACCGCGAGAGATCCCGGGATCGTGACAAAgaggcttcctcctcctcctcctcctcttcctcctcctcctcacggGATCGGGAGAAGCAGAAAGGTGGCGGGGGTAACGAAGATGCCAAGAAGAAAGACTCAGATCTGCTCAAGCAGCTACGAACTGAACTCAA AAAGGCTCAGGAGAGCCAGAAGGAGATGAAGCTTCTCTTGGACATGTACAAGTCAGCACCCAAGGAACAGCGGGACAAAGTGCAGCTCATGGCAGCTGAGAAGAAGACCAAAGCTGAG GTGGACGAGCTGCGGGTGAGGATCCGTGAgctggaggaaaaggagaagaaagagagcaAGAAAATGGCTGATGAGGATGCCTTACGCAAGATCAAGCTGGCCGAGGAACAAATTGAGCATCTGCAGAAAAAGCTGGCAGCGACCAAGCAG gaggaagaggctCTGCTCTCAGAGATGGACGTGACGGGCCAAGCTTTTGAGGACATGCAAGAGCAGAACATGCGGCTAAACCAGCAGCTGCGGGAGAAGGACGACGCCAACTTCAAGCTGATGTCGGAGCGCATCAAATCCAACCAGATACACAAGCTCCTgcgggaggagaaggaagagctgGCCGAGCAGGTGCTGGCCCTCAAGAGTCAG GTGGACACCCAGCTCTTGGTGGTGCAGAAGCTGGAGGAGAAAGAGCGAGTTCTGCAGGGCAATCTGGGCACCGTGGAGAAGGAGCTCACCTTGCGCAGCCAGGCTCTGGAGCTCAACAAGAGGAAG GCAGTGGAGGCAGCCCAGCTGGCGGAGGACCTGAAGGTGCAGCTGGAGCACGTGCAGGCCAAGCTGAAGGAGATCCAGACCTGCATGGCTGAGAACCGGGCAGCCAAGGAGAAGGAGTCCTTCAACCTCAAAAGAGCTCAG GAGGACATATCTCGCATCCGGCGCAAACTGGAGAAACAACGCAAAGTGGAGGTATATGCAGATGCTGATGAGATCTTACAGGAGGAGATCAAGGAGTACAAG GCCAAGCTCACCTGTCCGTGCTGCAACACGCGCAAGAAGGACGCCGTCCTCACCAAGTGCTTCCATGTCTTCTGCTTCGACTGTGTCAAGACGCGCTACGACACCCGCCAGCGGAAATGCCCCAAGTGCAATGCTGCCTTTGGGGCCAATGACTTTCACCGGATCTACATCAGCTGA